From Gimesia panareensis, the proteins below share one genomic window:
- the eno gene encoding phosphopyruvate hydratase: MSIAISSVHAREILDSRGNPTVEVDIELENGVVGRAAVPSGASTGMHEACELRDADKKDRFLGKGVQQAVQNVNTEIADVLVDLNVCDQLLIDRVMLDLDGTENKSRLGANAILACSLASAHAAAASSDLPLFRYLGGVGANRLPAPMMNIINGGEHASNGIDLQEFMVMPLGFDNFSDSLRCGTEIFHSLKKVLSSKGLSTAVGDEGGFAPDLPNSEDAIEVILTAIEQAGYKAGDQVKIALDAASTEFYNSETGVYTVEGREFDSAGMVDFLASWVEKYPICSIEDGLAEDDWAGWAELTKRLGDKVQLVGDDLFVTNPKRLQRGIDEGVANSILVKVNQIGTLSETIEAVQLAGRNGYTAVMSHRSGETEDTTIADLAVALCTGQIKTGSASRTDRICKYNQLLRIEEILGEEATFGGTIS, translated from the coding sequence ATGAGTATTGCCATTAGTTCCGTTCATGCCCGTGAAATTCTTGACAGTCGCGGGAATCCCACTGTGGAAGTGGATATCGAGCTGGAAAATGGAGTTGTAGGCCGTGCCGCTGTTCCCAGCGGTGCCAGCACAGGGATGCACGAAGCCTGTGAACTGCGCGACGCCGATAAAAAAGACCGCTTCCTGGGCAAGGGTGTCCAGCAGGCTGTCCAGAACGTCAACACCGAAATTGCCGACGTCCTGGTCGACCTGAATGTCTGCGATCAGCTGCTGATCGACCGCGTAATGCTGGATCTGGACGGCACGGAAAATAAATCCCGTCTGGGTGCGAACGCCATCCTGGCCTGTTCGCTGGCCTCGGCACATGCTGCCGCTGCCTCTTCCGATCTGCCCCTGTTCCGTTACCTGGGTGGCGTCGGTGCCAACCGTCTCCCCGCCCCGATGATGAACATCATCAACGGTGGTGAGCACGCCAGCAACGGCATCGATCTGCAGGAATTCATGGTCATGCCCCTGGGCTTCGATAACTTCAGTGACTCCCTGCGTTGCGGAACCGAAATCTTCCACTCGCTGAAAAAAGTACTGTCTTCCAAGGGATTGAGCACCGCTGTCGGCGACGAGGGTGGATTCGCTCCCGACCTGCCCAACAGTGAAGATGCCATCGAAGTCATCCTGACCGCCATCGAACAGGCTGGCTACAAAGCCGGCGACCAGGTCAAAATCGCCTTGGATGCCGCTTCCACCGAGTTCTACAACTCAGAAACCGGCGTCTACACTGTCGAAGGTCGTGAATTCGATTCCGCCGGCATGGTCGACTTCCTGGCTTCCTGGGTCGAAAAATACCCGATCTGCTCCATCGAAGACGGTCTGGCCGAAGACGACTGGGCCGGCTGGGCAGAACTGACCAAACGCCTGGGCGACAAAGTTCAGCTGGTCGGCGATGACCTGTTCGTCACCAACCCCAAACGTCTGCAGCGGGGCATCGACGAAGGCGTTGCCAACAGCATCCTGGTGAAAGTTAACCAGATCGGCACCCTGTCCGAAACCATCGAAGCCGTGCAGCTGGCTGGCCGTAATGGTTACACCGCCGTGATGAGCCATCGTTCCGGCGAAACCGAAGACACCACCATCGCAGACCTCGCAGTCGCGCTCTGCACGGGACAGATCAAAACTGGATCCGCCAGCCGGACCGACCGGATCTGCAAATACAACCAGCTGCTGAGAATCGAAGAGATTCTGGGAGAGGAAGCCACCTTCGGCGGTACCATTTCCTGA
- a CDS encoding septum formation initiator family protein has translation MISLTFWLLLFLAASLFAAVVLSPRYLSYLELRNEYLSNQVQLVTLENQVEYLKQIAHSLEHDPEFRSEVARVDFDAVRPGEERIAVAPDLALDLPKWNPRRKIPVTSRAWYVPMLNVLSENQKIRSSILLTAGVIVVLSFTFLHESQSRQLETVTRSTKDFLSLFLSRYRISEEEPDED, from the coding sequence ATGATTTCGCTGACATTCTGGCTGCTGTTATTTCTGGCCGCGAGCCTGTTTGCTGCCGTCGTGCTCTCACCACGCTACCTCTCCTATCTCGAGCTACGCAACGAATACCTGTCGAACCAGGTTCAACTGGTGACGCTGGAAAATCAGGTGGAATACCTGAAGCAGATTGCCCATTCACTGGAGCATGATCCGGAATTCCGTTCCGAAGTGGCCCGGGTGGACTTCGATGCCGTCCGGCCCGGGGAAGAGCGGATTGCCGTCGCCCCCGATCTGGCGCTGGACCTGCCCAAGTGGAATCCACGCCGAAAAATCCCGGTCACCAGCCGCGCCTGGTATGTTCCCATGCTGAACGTTCTGAGTGAAAATCAGAAAATCCGTTCTTCCATTCTGTTGACCGCCGGCGTGATTGTGGTGTTGTCGTTCACATTCCTGCATGAATCACAGTCCCGCCAGCTGGAAACCGTAACCCGTTCGACGAAAGACTTTCTCTCGCTGTTTCTCTCCCGTTACCGGATTTCAGAGGAAGAGCCGGACGAAGACTGA
- a CDS encoding OmpA/MotB family protein yields the protein MEDDGPPGVPEWVVTYGDMMSLLLTFFIMLVSLSEIVNDEKYRSILESIQSYTGYRTGPIAPPGKYFPMNSMVEQMSLLGAYTDSNERGRGGIKTKALEGKDVRIFRFREGVPVPVGKTLYYGQTEIELDAERKEKLDQMIPELAGKPNKIELRSHTSVEPLPADAHYNDKLVLTYQRGRQAMLYLIQKGIEAKRIRITAAADYEPPLQTGDQKSQQMDRLDVLLLDAFVNDYVGPRK from the coding sequence ATGGAAGACGATGGTCCACCAGGAGTCCCCGAATGGGTGGTGACTTACGGGGACATGATGTCGCTGCTGCTGACGTTCTTCATCATGCTGGTTTCATTGAGTGAAATTGTGAATGATGAGAAATACCGGTCGATTCTGGAGTCGATTCAGTCCTACACGGGATATCGAACCGGTCCGATTGCGCCGCCCGGTAAATATTTCCCGATGAACTCGATGGTCGAGCAGATGAGCCTGCTGGGGGCCTATACCGACAGCAATGAACGGGGGCGAGGCGGGATCAAGACCAAAGCACTCGAAGGCAAAGACGTGCGCATCTTTCGCTTCCGGGAAGGCGTGCCGGTTCCCGTCGGGAAAACACTCTATTACGGGCAGACAGAAATTGAGCTGGATGCGGAACGTAAAGAGAAGCTGGATCAGATGATCCCGGAGCTGGCGGGGAAACCGAATAAAATCGAGCTTCGGTCACACACTTCGGTGGAACCTCTGCCCGCTGATGCACATTACAATGACAAGCTGGTTTTGACTTACCAGCGGGGCAGACAGGCGATGCTGTATCTGATTCAGAAAGGAATCGAGGCGAAGCGGATTCGCATTACCGCTGCTGCCGATTACGAGCCACCCCTGCAGACGGGAGATCAGAAGTCTCAGCAGATGGATCGTCTGGATGTGCTGCTGCTGGACGCCTTTGTCAATGACTATGTGGGGCCCAGGAAATAA
- a CDS encoding ribonuclease D, with product MSSPLIVQQSDLVDLCDQIQDAGIVAFDTEFVSEFTYRPELSLLQFALNGRTVAVDPYEVDDLTPWWDIMTDDSTTVVVHGGREEVRFCRHFSGKKPQKLIDLQIAEGLRSRSFPISYTALVARVLGEKAGSKETRTDWRRRPLTEQQIKYALDDVKFVLRIWKIQEQELSELGRLDWADAEFQRMIDEVDSEFHRENWRRVSGLHKLKPRELAIVRELFDWRDEVAQEKNQPVRRILRDDLLIELAKRKPKTPQDLTATRDLNRKNMFKLAPQVVKRIEKALNLPKDQLPQMQENPNTQQNQDEQVIGKLLGIALANRCAEMNVSQTLVGTTSDLRHLVRHHVYGEASEEKPRLMTGWRAEVCGELLTDVLDGKISMRVADPESDHPLHFERLS from the coding sequence ATGTCGAGCCCTCTCATTGTGCAGCAGTCGGATCTGGTCGACTTGTGCGATCAAATTCAGGACGCGGGCATCGTTGCATTCGATACCGAATTCGTTTCCGAGTTCACTTATCGACCGGAGCTCTCACTGCTGCAGTTCGCACTCAACGGCCGGACTGTCGCCGTCGATCCCTACGAAGTCGATGACCTGACCCCCTGGTGGGACATCATGACCGACGATTCCACCACCGTCGTCGTACATGGCGGACGCGAAGAGGTTCGCTTCTGTCGCCATTTCTCCGGAAAGAAGCCGCAGAAACTGATCGACCTGCAGATCGCCGAAGGACTCCGCTCCCGAAGTTTTCCGATCTCCTACACCGCCCTGGTCGCCCGCGTGCTCGGTGAAAAAGCGGGCAGCAAAGAGACCCGCACCGACTGGCGCCGCAGACCTCTGACAGAGCAGCAGATCAAATACGCGCTCGACGACGTCAAATTTGTACTCCGAATCTGGAAGATTCAGGAACAGGAACTCTCCGAACTGGGACGTCTCGACTGGGCGGATGCCGAGTTTCAGCGCATGATCGATGAAGTCGACTCCGAATTTCATCGCGAGAACTGGCGGCGTGTTTCCGGTCTGCACAAACTGAAACCCCGCGAGCTGGCGATTGTCCGCGAACTCTTTGACTGGCGGGATGAAGTCGCCCAGGAAAAAAATCAGCCGGTCCGCCGCATTCTCCGCGACGATCTGCTGATCGAACTGGCCAAACGCAAGCCCAAGACCCCGCAGGACCTGACAGCCACCCGCGATCTGAATCGGAAAAACATGTTCAAGCTGGCGCCCCAGGTGGTGAAACGAATTGAAAAAGCGCTGAACCTCCCCAAGGATCAACTGCCCCAGATGCAGGAGAATCCCAACACACAGCAGAACCAGGATGAGCAGGTCATCGGCAAACTGCTGGGGATCGCGCTCGCCAACCGTTGTGCGGAAATGAATGTCTCACAGACACTCGTCGGTACAACCTCCGACTTGCGGCATCTGGTCCGCCATCACGTCTACGGGGAAGCGAGTGAAGAGAAGCCCCGCCTGATGACCGGCTGGCGGGCTGAAGTCTGCGGCGAACTGCTGACCGATGTCCTGGACGGCAAAATCTCGATGCGGGTCGCCGATCCGGAATCGGATCACCCCCTGCATTTTGAACGACTCAGCTAG
- a CDS encoding DUF4339 domain-containing protein, with protein MAQDSWYYRQSDEEASGPISFEELFSMAHAGNLTPQMEVRNGEGGNWFPAADIGGLFDSAADAGAELSLDDFSIVDSSFGMEEKANLPSLEGFSIVEEEDKLSSELESQLPRFATLEAVRSKHQNVQWFCRVLNQELGPMSAEDLMQLLFDGELAPNDEVKSSAEPEWVPARTVVFLSSSGSDLDVVDAEDTDMESVVPTTGEGAAEETTEEAAESETTEAPAEEKKEEAPAEPPKPPILKVRSRQKWYCKLGGMGYGPIEAHKIKMWAEQQRVEPTDLLKLGKKGEWFEAWQIEALQLKKPAPEKPTEAAETTEETESTEATSAAPEVAGAVPPTQTPAPAPLPSAAPAPAAATPPPARPKPQVKVARSNPFEALGPMMDPKILGGVGGAIVLIAILYFVPLGDLFSPSGKDELAKFKEIHQEFLSLQQKKASDAEWSSFKNKVTTEMAPLIKELESNAGSDRPHLQQMLWAGRDYLPGMLDTARTEPSPDQEKFEKHIKEAERIINK; from the coding sequence ATGGCACAGGACAGCTGGTACTACAGGCAGTCAGACGAAGAAGCATCTGGTCCCATCTCCTTTGAAGAACTGTTTTCGATGGCGCATGCAGGGAACCTGACACCGCAGATGGAGGTCCGAAACGGAGAGGGCGGAAACTGGTTTCCCGCGGCAGATATCGGGGGGCTGTTTGATTCGGCGGCCGACGCAGGTGCGGAACTTTCCCTCGATGATTTTTCGATCGTGGATTCTTCCTTCGGCATGGAAGAGAAGGCGAATCTGCCTTCGCTCGAAGGGTTCTCGATCGTTGAAGAAGAAGATAAGCTCTCTTCCGAGCTGGAGTCGCAACTCCCCCGCTTTGCCACGCTGGAAGCGGTCCGCAGCAAACATCAGAATGTGCAATGGTTTTGCCGGGTGCTGAATCAGGAACTGGGGCCGATGTCGGCAGAAGACCTGATGCAGCTGCTCTTTGATGGCGAACTGGCGCCCAACGATGAAGTGAAATCATCAGCCGAACCGGAATGGGTGCCGGCCCGAACGGTGGTCTTTCTAAGTTCTTCGGGCAGCGATCTGGACGTCGTGGATGCAGAAGACACCGACATGGAGTCGGTAGTGCCCACGACGGGGGAAGGTGCGGCCGAAGAAACGACTGAGGAAGCAGCTGAGTCCGAGACAACAGAAGCTCCCGCAGAAGAGAAGAAAGAGGAAGCCCCGGCAGAACCTCCGAAGCCGCCGATTCTGAAGGTGCGATCCCGTCAGAAATGGTACTGCAAACTGGGGGGCATGGGTTACGGACCGATCGAAGCGCACAAAATCAAAATGTGGGCCGAACAGCAGCGTGTGGAACCCACCGATTTACTCAAGCTGGGGAAAAAAGGGGAGTGGTTTGAAGCATGGCAGATTGAAGCCCTGCAGTTGAAGAAGCCTGCTCCCGAGAAACCGACTGAAGCCGCAGAGACGACTGAGGAAACAGAGAGTACGGAAGCGACATCCGCTGCTCCGGAAGTAGCTGGAGCGGTTCCGCCAACACAGACTCCTGCACCTGCTCCCCTGCCGTCTGCTGCACCAGCGCCTGCTGCTGCGACTCCTCCACCGGCCCGGCCCAAGCCGCAGGTGAAAGTCGCCCGATCGAATCCGTTCGAGGCGCTGGGGCCGATGATGGACCCCAAGATCCTGGGTGGCGTGGGAGGGGCGATCGTTCTGATCGCAATTCTGTATTTTGTGCCGCTGGGCGATTTATTCTCGCCGAGTGGCAAGGATGAGCTGGCCAAGTTCAAAGAGATCCACCAGGAGTTCCTTTCCCTGCAGCAGAAGAAAGCCAGCGATGCGGAATGGTCGAGCTTCAAGAACAAGGTCACGACCGAGATGGCTCCCCTGATCAAAGAGCTGGAATCGAATGCCGGCTCGGATCGTCCCCATCTGCAGCAGATGCTCTGGGCGGGCCGCGATTATCTGCCAGGCATGCTGGACACTGCGCGCACCGAACCGAGCCCGGATCAGGAAAAGTTTGAAAAGCACATCAAGGAAGCAGAGCGGATCATTAATAAGTGA
- the lnt gene encoding apolipoprotein N-acyltransferase: MTSNTISSEQTPSDLPEMEPQSVSDTQPSQPDSSQENALGQDIQRIINTARTSPAPAWGAWALSGLSAGLMWASFTPVDFGPLGWVCLIPLLLLVRLPRPTRLMYTATYCGGLLFAIPTLQWMRLGDATMYVAWIALAFYLAFYFPVFVFLTRTAVHRFHVPLPAAAPVMWVGLEYMRAYLLTGFSWYYIGHTQYRWTELIQISDITGAYGVSFIVVMLAACFADLLPVSLMKRLQLFPTTLTPEEKNLDQIGRKQLIQTAVCLGLFLSVLGYGYVRRSQAEFTDGARIALIQGNFPTSVKHDPNQWRSMYLKHLVLMGAGVRYQPDLVIWPETMFRWPMVDRNGKTNEQLLEIAPEIPLNKWDEPSVQKTLKNMSQEANAAMVIGLDTISAGDDGVEQFNSAVFVRPDYGITNRYDKIHRVPFGEYLPLRDTLPFLQVFSPYGASFGIQPGKHAANFEYKGWNFAPVICFEDTVPQLVRSVMNQSSTDGSSDDSIDCLINLTNDGWFHGSSELDQHLITASFRCVENRTPMVRAVNTGISAVIDGDGMIVEPDVFIDGDNQGRKALVNPKTGRWNKSMNAVVIDTVPLDNRTSLYTKYGDWFAGLCCFCALFVFFMGLLMFKRKPAPVKA, from the coding sequence ATGACCTCGAACACAATCTCTTCCGAACAAACTCCCTCTGATCTCCCTGAGATGGAACCACAGTCTGTGTCTGATACTCAACCGTCCCAACCTGACTCATCCCAAGAGAATGCTCTGGGGCAGGACATTCAGCGGATCATCAATACCGCGCGGACGTCGCCCGCTCCGGCGTGGGGCGCCTGGGCGCTTTCCGGATTGAGTGCCGGTCTGATGTGGGCCAGTTTTACGCCCGTTGATTTCGGACCACTGGGCTGGGTCTGTCTGATCCCGCTGTTACTGCTCGTTCGCCTTCCGCGTCCCACCCGGTTGATGTATACCGCCACCTACTGTGGCGGGCTGTTGTTTGCCATTCCGACGTTACAGTGGATGCGACTGGGGGATGCCACGATGTATGTGGCCTGGATCGCGCTGGCGTTCTACCTGGCATTCTACTTTCCGGTGTTTGTCTTTCTGACTCGGACAGCCGTGCATCGATTTCATGTTCCCCTGCCCGCGGCTGCACCCGTGATGTGGGTGGGACTGGAATACATGCGGGCTTATCTGCTGACCGGGTTCTCCTGGTACTACATTGGCCATACGCAGTATCGCTGGACTGAGCTGATTCAGATCAGTGACATCACCGGTGCTTATGGTGTCAGTTTTATCGTCGTCATGCTGGCGGCCTGTTTTGCTGACCTGCTGCCCGTTTCGTTGATGAAGCGGTTACAGCTCTTCCCGACGACTCTGACGCCGGAGGAAAAGAACCTGGACCAGATCGGGCGGAAGCAGCTGATTCAGACAGCTGTCTGCCTGGGGCTGTTTCTGTCTGTGCTGGGCTATGGCTATGTACGCCGCTCGCAGGCCGAATTTACGGATGGGGCGCGGATCGCGCTCATTCAGGGGAATTTTCCGACTTCGGTCAAACACGATCCGAACCAGTGGCGCTCGATGTACCTGAAGCATCTGGTGCTGATGGGGGCAGGGGTGCGTTACCAGCCCGACCTGGTGATCTGGCCGGAAACCATGTTCCGCTGGCCGATGGTGGATCGGAACGGAAAAACCAATGAGCAGCTGCTGGAGATCGCTCCGGAAATTCCGCTCAACAAATGGGACGAACCTTCGGTGCAGAAGACGCTGAAAAACATGAGCCAGGAAGCGAATGCGGCAATGGTGATTGGCCTCGATACCATCTCCGCCGGTGATGATGGCGTGGAACAGTTCAACTCCGCGGTCTTTGTACGACCCGATTACGGGATCACGAACCGCTATGATAAAATTCATCGTGTGCCGTTCGGCGAGTATCTGCCGTTGCGCGATACACTGCCGTTCCTGCAGGTGTTTTCTCCCTATGGAGCCTCGTTTGGAATTCAGCCCGGGAAGCATGCGGCGAATTTTGAATACAAGGGCTGGAACTTCGCACCGGTGATCTGTTTTGAAGATACGGTACCTCAGCTCGTCCGTTCGGTGATGAATCAGTCGTCTACGGATGGTTCGTCTGACGACTCGATTGACTGCCTGATTAATCTGACCAATGACGGCTGGTTTCACGGTTCCAGCGAACTGGATCAGCACCTGATCACTGCTTCCTTCCGTTGTGTGGAGAATCGTACGCCCATGGTGCGGGCCGTGAATACGGGGATTTCTGCGGTCATTGACGGGGACGGTATGATCGTCGAGCCTGATGTCTTTATTGACGGGGACAACCAGGGGCGGAAAGCACTGGTGAATCCCAAAACCGGGCGGTGGAACAAATCGATGAATGCGGTGGTGATCGATACGGTGCCCCTGGATAACCGGACCAGCCTGTACACGAAATACGGCGACTGGTTTGCGGGTCTGTGCTGCTTCTGTGCCCTGTTTGTCTTCTTTATGGGGCTGCTCATGTTCAAACGGAAGCCTGCTCCCGTCAAAGCCTGA
- a CDS encoding molybdopterin molybdotransferase MoeA: protein MLSVPEAFAQILRTVQPATPRSCSLFEATHGVLAEDAVSDVNIPPFDKALMDGFAVRSSDVPDGTGTLQIQEVIYAGSVPTRSLEAGQTSQIMTGAPLPEGADAVVQIEHCQINEAEQTVQIKTTPVAPGKNMLYRASVLEQGATVVKAGTFLRAQEIGALAETGSPQISVRRTPSVAILATGDELVPPEQKPEAGQIRNSNEVMLHSQILQADARPVPLGIARDVRSHLREKIQEGLKSDFLLLSGGVSAGELDLVPSELAAAGVKQVFHKVNLKPGKPLWFGILEQEGRAPCYIFGLPGNPVSSMVCFELFVRSALRQYLGFPDPMPQPVSARLTADFQSRGDRPTYQPARIDWSEGEATVTPLQSMGSADLHATVAANGIALFATGNQLYQSGLPIDTFLW, encoded by the coding sequence ATGCTGTCTGTCCCCGAAGCATTCGCACAGATTCTCAGGACCGTTCAACCGGCGACTCCCCGGAGTTGCTCCCTGTTTGAAGCCACGCACGGCGTGCTGGCGGAAGATGCCGTCAGCGATGTGAATATTCCCCCGTTTGACAAGGCCCTGATGGACGGCTTCGCTGTCCGCAGCAGCGACGTGCCTGACGGCACAGGAACGCTGCAGATTCAGGAAGTGATCTACGCCGGCTCGGTACCGACCCGGTCTCTGGAGGCGGGACAGACTTCGCAGATCATGACCGGGGCGCCGCTGCCCGAGGGGGCAGATGCGGTCGTCCAGATCGAGCACTGTCAGATTAACGAAGCAGAACAGACGGTACAGATTAAGACGACACCGGTGGCCCCGGGAAAGAATATGCTGTACCGGGCTTCGGTTCTCGAACAGGGGGCCACCGTCGTCAAAGCGGGGACGTTTCTCCGCGCCCAGGAGATCGGTGCCCTGGCTGAGACTGGCAGTCCACAGATTTCCGTGCGACGCACGCCTTCGGTGGCGATCCTGGCGACCGGCGATGAACTGGTCCCGCCTGAACAGAAACCCGAGGCGGGACAGATCCGCAATTCCAATGAGGTCATGCTGCATTCCCAGATCCTGCAGGCCGATGCCCGGCCCGTTCCGCTGGGGATTGCCCGGGATGTACGGAGTCATTTGCGCGAGAAAATTCAGGAAGGTCTGAAAAGTGACTTTCTGCTGCTTTCCGGCGGCGTGTCTGCAGGGGAACTCGATCTGGTCCCCTCAGAGCTGGCCGCTGCCGGCGTGAAACAGGTGTTTCATAAAGTCAATCTGAAGCCGGGTAAGCCACTCTGGTTCGGGATTCTGGAACAGGAGGGCCGTGCGCCCTGCTATATTTTCGGTCTGCCCGGGAACCCGGTGAGCAGCATGGTCTGTTTCGAACTGTTTGTGCGATCTGCGTTGCGGCAGTACCTCGGTTTTCCGGATCCGATGCCTCAGCCGGTGTCAGCCCGGTTGACGGCTGATTTTCAATCGCGGGGGGATCGCCCGACTTATCAGCCGGCCCGGATCGATTGGTCGGAGGGTGAGGCAACTGTAACTCCTCTGCAGTCAATGGGTTCTGCAGATCTACATGCGACCGTCGCAGCGAACGGAATTGCCTTGTTCGCCACCGGGAATCAGCTGTATCAGAGCGGATTGCCCATCGACACCTTTTTATGGTAG
- a CDS encoding anthranilate synthase component II, producing the protein MIFVLDNYDSFTYNLVQRFGEIDPTLQIEVARNDQTSIEEIEQAAPEKIIISPGPCTPGEAGLSKEIIAHFAGKVPILGVCLGHQCIAEVFGAQVVRAQRLMHGKVSEVYHDGKGVFQNLTSPFQATRYHSLIVPEETCPEELEICAWVEEAGHPKEVMGLRHRKYSVHGVQFHPESFLTLEGTTLLKNFLQLPAEELTSA; encoded by the coding sequence GTGATTTTCGTTCTCGATAACTATGATTCCTTTACCTATAACCTTGTGCAACGGTTTGGGGAGATTGATCCGACGCTTCAGATCGAAGTGGCCCGGAATGATCAGACCTCGATAGAAGAAATCGAGCAGGCTGCGCCGGAGAAGATCATCATTTCTCCCGGTCCCTGTACTCCCGGAGAAGCGGGACTTTCGAAAGAAATCATCGCTCATTTTGCCGGCAAGGTCCCCATTCTGGGGGTCTGCCTGGGGCATCAATGCATTGCAGAAGTCTTTGGCGCACAAGTGGTTCGCGCACAACGGCTGATGCACGGTAAAGTCTCTGAAGTGTACCATGACGGGAAAGGGGTCTTCCAGAACCTGACCTCCCCGTTTCAGGCGACCCGCTATCACAGCCTGATTGTTCCCGAAGAGACCTGCCCGGAAGAACTGGAGATCTGCGCCTGGGTGGAAGAAGCAGGACATCCCAAAGAGGTGATGGGGCTCCGGCACCGGAAGTACTCGGTACACGGGGTGCAGTTCCATCCGGAAAGTTTTCTGACCCTGGAAGGCACCACCCTGCTGAAAAATTTCCTGCAGTTGCCGGCAGAAGAACTCACCAGCGCTTGA